A stretch of DNA from Dioscorea cayenensis subsp. rotundata cultivar TDr96_F1 chromosome 4, TDr96_F1_v2_PseudoChromosome.rev07_lg8_w22 25.fasta, whole genome shotgun sequence:
ATCATCCAAATTTCAAATGCTTTTCTTCAACTTCAAACCATCATcaaccacatcatcatcattatcatcaccaACAATACTTCGTCACAACCCATCACCTTCTCCCATAAACCACCCATACATGACATACACACATCCAAACATACACAAGCCTTGCATGAACAATATAATACATTAAGAAAAACTCTTATCAAGTAATGCAATCACTCCGGCAAACTCCACGATATCCTAACCTATCACTTTAAAGCCTCAAAttcattttttccccctttttcaCTCTATTATTGGTAGGATAAACCCCTTCGGTTGACCTAACTTTTCtccttttttgtttattttattttttgctgaaATTCGTTTTTAGTCCCTGACAATGAAAAGTCTTATAAAAAATTCTCTAACAAATCACCAATGgtcatatatattttcaaaaggtCCCCGCTTAACTTACTTTTCGGGGCTTTTTGGTCTCCGAATTCAAACCCTCTTATTTGCTCATGAGCCCAAAAATCTCACATATAAGTCCTTGTGTTTTCAATTTGggctttttaaacaaaaatgaccCATCTTTTGCAACCCTTATGtaactttaattattatgaagGTAAATTCCAACAGGTCGGGGTATTACACTCCTACCccttatgaaaaattttgttatcaaaGTTTCCTTTAGCAAGCTTTGAATCGAAAACTATAGAAGTTCACTTAGTGGTTCCGATACCCTGCTCTCTTACTCAAAATTTGCTTAACAATaattaagaatatttttaaagacaATCACATATATCTGCTGATTCCATGAAAACCATTCGCAGAAGTCTCGAGTTTTTGGGACCTCGTGTTGGGAATCCGGAGGGGGTTACAACATCTGAGGAGTCCCCAAGTCTGAGCACGGGCTAGGGTTCTCTATTGGAATAGTGGGGAGCTATGCTCCTCAGCTGGTTTgggtttgctttgttttgtattaccACTTATGGTGGTTAATCTATCTTGCtgtactattttatttttaatgaatgtggtttatccactttttcaaatatatatatatatatatatctactgaTTACTTTAGTCAACCTGGTTTCTCATATATTGAGTTGTATACTTTTGACAACACGCTTTTGCTGCACTACTCTAATTTTCTGCTTTCATAActcaaataataaaacaatcttgtaaattttccataatccaaaagaaaaataaattcttaTTCACAAAGTAGAAATACATCATTCTGGAGATACACTGATGGAATATAAACATCTCAACCACATAAGAGATAGTACAAATATATTCttccactattcacaagtcctcaAACAACTGCTTAATTAACCTTAGCTCTGTCTACAGTGTTGGTGTAACATTTTTCGGTTCCATAGCTCAACTACCACATCATAGTgaagtagggatggcaataatacccatacccgacccaacccgacccgacccgacccgagtttgacgggtaaaacccgatttaacggggtttcgggtcgggttcgggtaaaacccgacttgtatgaaacgggtgcgggtgcgggtatgagaattctaatacccgacccgtacccgaacccgtacccgacccgaaattaaaattactaaaatatttatataatatatatatgtatatatacatatatatatatatactaatatgttctacaacttaacaatttaggggtttttatttttcctctttgtttggtcttgtaattttataataattgtattttattttattttataaaaaattataattacttttaagttactttttttataaaaataatatattttttattaatttttttaatattggggCGGGGGCGGTATACCCGCgggtacccgattacccgtcgggtgcgggtgtgggtttgggttttaaaacccgtcgggttcgggttcgggttcgggtatatTAGTGGGGTATCAGGTACCGGTACGGGTATGGTAATACCCGCACCCGACCcaacccgttgccatccctatagTGAAGGATTACATGGGCATCATCATATGCCGTTGTTAGGTCCTTAAATTTTAAGTTTGTCAAATCACAGCAAgattaataaatacaaattaactataaaaccacaaaaacaaaataggtTTTAAGGTTGGTTGTAATGTTATATTAACAACAATAGCTGTAATAAAATTGAATACTAAGCTCTAAATCAAGCCTACAAATTAGTGAAGTTAAAACGAGAAAACTAATTGAGAATCTAATCACCTTTCCCGTCCCCTGAGACACAAGCAAACAAGTTTGGAAAAAGAAAGGACATGGACCCAAAGCACATTTCTTAGCAAAGAACTTGATGCGGTGTAAGGCTGTTGAATCTAAATTCTTACACATAAGCCTCTATGCCACTTCGCACATAGATCTCTTCATATTTTGAGTGAATAATATTGATATATAGTAATGCATTGATGAAAGTGCAGAACCAGCCTAATCAATTGTAATATTTTGCCACATTGGAGATAAGCAATAGAATATTTAAACACCTTCACCTCTTACCTATTTTGgttctaattaaaattaattaagtatttctctattaattatttatagctTTGGAATCAAAATAGCTTAAGTTGAAGAACTATGACAATAATTAAATGTAATTGATACACCACTGCATCTGTCTATTTGTTTGACACCCCCCTTATAGAGGGGTGCTAGCTTGTGgccttcattaaaaaaataataataaataaataatcaaatggaATCCAGACTTTCTGTGCATTGTTTCCGGCACGTTGTTGGTTCCTGCCAACCGCATGAAAAGGCACTGCTTAAAGCGCCCAATAACGCTTCTCAGTCACCATATCAAAAACTTCATCTTAACTCATGATCTGCATTTACGCCACCTTCAAATCCTTTCACTGATATGCACTTGCAACAAAAGCAAAATTCTTCAACTTGATCTAAAAAAGAactaatatatgataaaataaataatacaccATTCGTTGCGTGTCCAATACTCTATTGCCCCTGCTTTTAATCAGACCAAGTTTCtaattaatttagaatttaaatATACACCATGCAAAAgcgaaagaaaaataaaaatgaatggcTCTCTTTATTCATATCTGCATCTTCTTGGGTAATCCTTGTATTTTCTCTTCTTATATACATGTTCAAGTGATAGATATAAGAGAAATTTGACTGTCATTTAGACACccagtacttttttttttaaataatatgtctatgtttgtattatttttgatttattattaactttaaaagaaatttttaaattcttaattttcaaAGCAGCAATCTAATTAGGTGTAAATTCAttataaacaacaaatgagaaaaaaaaacatagttaaGTTAAAGCAAAGAAAATCATATTCCAAAATGATTATGcgaaaagtaaaaagaaaagaaaaagaaaaaaagagaaaaaacacttaaaaaaagCACTCAATAACAACGTACATATTCCCCAACACAGGCAAACACAGAATTAACAATTTCAAATCATGCCTACATTTATGCCACCTTCAAAGCTTCTCATTAACTAACACAAATAAGCCAAGCAAAGCACAATATTTGGATAAATCAGGGATTTATTGATAGCACAATTTTTGTAAAGAAATATGGACCTGTAATTGACCGAACTATATAGAAGAAAAGGCAGCGAATAccaattctttttattattgagcGCTATATAACATAATGTGATAATACTCAGATTGGTCACCTCTACTTTTCTATCTCTTTTTCGTCCCTCTACTTCGAAAATCGCCATCCGCTAATCCTCTCACTCGAAAATGATCCCattctagtccctctactcttaatCTTTCTATCTGGTCATCCctacttttgaaaatacatGCCCAATAATTGCTCATTTTTGAGAGAAAAAGACTAAAGTAGAATCCATTTTCAGTAAGGAGAGCATTCTTGAACATTCTCAGAGAGAGGGTCCAGGGAAGAGTAGATAGTGAGAGACTAATTCGGTAGATTATACCTTCTTTTTATCcctatatgtgtatatattattaatttaaatcttttatatatGCAACTATGTAAATAAAATAGTACAATATTGTGTAAACAACTATGTAAATAAAATAGTACAATAAtattgtgtaattttttttttttaaaaaaaaaagaaccaacCAAAGCCCCTCAACTAATGCGCTGCAATTGCACCATCAACACACAGCTAAGAAAAAATTCTTCAACTTTTTAAAAACATCTTAGTACGCCAAGAATTTAAACGACATGTACACTAAAAGAGTTTAGAAAAAagattagagagagagagagagagcccacctttttctttttctcttctgaTACTTAACTATCATTTGTGATCTAAGTGATATATCAACACAAAAACCttacttttttctttatatatatacatacatatataaaaaatcccTATACACTTGAACTCTGTGTAAGATCACAAACCAAATTAAGAAGATCAATGGACCCCGGCACCAGCTCCAATAATGAGGCAGCTACAAAATCCGAGCAGGAAATACGGCTGACATTGAGAGAATTCATAGAAATAGACAATGCAATCCGAAGAGGTGACTTCACATTCCTACAAAAATTTATGAAGGGTAGTGACAAAAAGGATGATGATGTCCCGCGGGTAAATCTCTCCAAAGACCCACTCCTCAATGTAATCATATCCTATGGGAAGAAGACCGAGCTGTTAGCACTCCAACTCATCAAAATGATGCAGCCGGGGAACTTGATGGCCAAGAATGAAGTTGGGGACACGGCGCTTCACGTGGCAGCGGCCATGGATAGTTTGTCTGTGGCCACTGCGCTCATCGATAAAAATCCGATTCTGATAGAAGAGAGAAACAATAAACTTGAGACACCACTCTTGAAGGCCGCTCTTTTTGGTAGTGCAGCTACTTTCCACAAGCTCAAGCGGCAAAACCGTGACGGCGTCCATCACAGAACTCTCACTGGGGCCAGTGTTCTTCATTGTGCAATATTGGGCAATAATCCAGGTATCTGCATGCTTTTGCCACCCATGCCTTCATTCAactttgtttttgataaatatatatacacacacttgataagaatatattaacatataattgaAGAGAAATAACCATGCCAAAAGATTCATAGCTTAGCGGCATTGGCTATAATGTGAAAGATAAATGTAagacatttaaatattttcaaatttgagTCTCATTgaatatagtaataataatggTTCCCTATTTGTGAGTTCAGGTTTGCAACCGATACCATGTGTTTTCAGGTGAAGGTACAAAATATACATCTTCATCAGTGAGTTGAATAGGGAAAATTAAAGCTACACTTAACCATTTTGTGTCATGGCCTCAAATTCTTGTTTGTGtgattcatataaaaaatatttattttgatacttttaactagtatatatatataatcatcacTCTCTACGGACGTCTgtagatgataaaaaaataaaaatgagggaTGACGACCATCCAACAAACCTTTGGGGGCGTaagcaaattatttaaaatctaCAGACGTCTTTAGATGATGCGTCCTTGTGTAttaattcttatatttaataaatatttttatgcattaataatgactttttttttatttgtagacCTCGCTCTGGAAATAGCACAAGAATTTGGATTTTTGATTTATACTAGAAATTTGAAAGCACTGACCCCGTTACAACTCATAGTCACCATTCCACAAGTGTTTCGAAGCAGTTTGGAGTTGGGGCCGGCGGAATCATTTCTTTACACATGTGAGTACGCtcttgatgtatatatatatatataattaatttcttttagtTGTGATTTAATGTTTATCATGATAACATTTAGCAAAAAGTTCtttacatataatttatttgttgcAAATGACGCCCTCATTCTCCAACTATCATTCAAATAAATCGTATGATAATATTCTttaactttattaatttataaattatatttcaaattatcattttcaaaaaaataaataaataattatactcGATCCatcatgctatatatatatatatatattattattattattaattacgaACTAAGaacatattataaatttaaaaaaaatataatgagaaAAGTATATCTGAAGAATGTTAAgaaatttatccacttttattaaaaaaaaaaaaaaatgttaagaaAAGTTACTTGTAATGAAACTGAATAATAcaagtgtttttattaaatactaTTTAAGTACGTATGAGATCATTGCTACGCGCAAAAttcccgatatatatatatatatatatatttatatatatatatacctttatatattacttttttttctctatttttttttatgtaaagtgctattttgaatcaataattatcatatatatatatatatatcattttcagtCATTCCATTGGATAGCCATGATGAATCCAACCAAcgtgaaaaaaatatagatgaCGAGGAGCTTGGCAAGTCCATCTCGCACCATTATTGGGTAAATTAATGAAGTTTTGATACTCAtgtctttacttttattttaaattttatttcatattttaaaatattttatttttaaaatttaatttcattttcatgaataaattgtGAAGGTTGAGAGTAATGCTAAAAGCGACAAACTTTTTGAAGCATCAGAGGCAATGTCcaaaagaaaatttgtgaaaaaatatCAACTAATATGGTACTTTTTCTATGTAGCGAAGCTTGTTGGTAATTCCTTAACCAAGCTTAATTATTCAtagttcattcttttattttttttttcttaaattctatgtatataaattatgatttttaatactaaaagatctttattttgttggaaGGGCTCTACCTGGATGCTTCTCGAGTGCGgctctttattattttcattttgaaaaaatgTAAGTTTGAATCttctaaacataaaaattaaattcatatctAATCtatgaattacttatttatttttttatcataaaatatatttgtcatggttttagtttatttaatttttttttttaataaagtagataaaccacaagtttatttaaaattttgttcaaTGTCATTTGTGATGTTGATGTGGCGAACCATATTTTCTTAACTAATAAGCGAACTATATTATCTACTTATTGGTATAATaaggatttattattttgtcctTGCATAAAAAGGCTAAAGGCTTTTATTCCACTGtcttatatagttatatataattggtGAGGATatcagttttattttattgtttccttgttCGGTTATTTTCTGTTTGTACTTAGTACTCTCTgctcctttttttcttaataaattcgTGATTTATcctctttatttaaaatatatatatatatatatatataattatgtggtgtcattgataaattttttttaaatatattgaaaaacatttttttatatgacaACATGCAAGGATTTTTAAAGGAAGattaacagttttttttttccttctgaaatttataatttttttttaatgggccAACTAGCATATGCATCTTTCGTTGAgaaaatggtttttttattcttttaaaaaaatccatgtaGATGTTAGCATGCGGGGTAACTTGGGCCAGgccattacatatatatatatatatatatatatgggtctTTAGTTTGAATTTCAGTTTCCTTCTCTCGGATCACTCTGACTTGCAACGCtctataactttattatttttaataaattcgttaattatatatataactgtttCTAATGTCCTTGATTAGCTACTTTGAAATTGGGCAGTGTTCAACAGTGTAGAGGAACTTGAAATATTAAAGACAAACCATGTACAAACCATGAAGCTTATTGCATACCTTGCAAGAGATCCGGAGTACTGGGATTTCATCAATAAAGGAACGTTCAAGAAAAAGCAAACTGACATGAAGCctgaaaatatgatttttaagagaaaaattggTGACGATGATGAAATTGATAAGGActttgatgatgaggaggactttgatgactttgatgatgatgatgatgatgatgacgatgatgaagaggaagaagaagaagaagaagaacagcaAAAAATTGACAACCAAAATACTCCATTGGATGGttcaaataaaagaactacTAGTAGTCTCCACACGCACAAGGAATTGGTTTCATCTGATAGTCTAAATGAAAGAACTACTAGTAGTCTCCCAAAGGAAAAGGATTTGATTTTAGAGCATGCAATGAATCTGATTTCTGAGCAAAAGAAATTGATTTCGGAGCAAAAGAATTTGATAATAGAGCAAAATAATTCGATAATAGAGCAAAATAATTCGATTAAAGAATTCACGAAGCAAATCAAAAGTAGCTTGCCAGAACCCGCAAAGAGGCAACTGACAAGATGGGCTGAATCACCTCTCATAGTTGGTGCCAAGATGGGGCTATATGATTTTGTGGAACAAATTTTGAaggtgtgtgtgtatatatatatatatattgttctgCACATCTCAGTACTTCTTTTGGTTAATTTTCATAGCCttcatatatatttcattttcctcacatttttaatgaatttatgcattatctatttttctaaaagaaataaaaacaaaattttttgaaGGTATACCCGCAATCAGCTCAGTTCAAAGACCTGGAGGGGAAAAATGTCCTACAAGTTGCAATTAAACACGGTCAAGTGAAGATTGTGAAGATTATAGCTGAGATGATAAAAGGACCCAATCCGATGTTACCATCTTGGTTGTTGTCGGATGTTACAGACGACGAGATGAACAAAGATGACGAGATGAACAACACCATCCTGCATTATGCTGCTGTAACAACCATCAAAGACGAAGGGTTTGCACTACAGATGCAGCGAGAGATCATATGGTTCGAGGTTAGTTAGagacatagatatatatatatatatatagctttatatatatttacatattatatttattcaggTAATATTATAAGATTTCTGTTATTGTATGTACACAGACGGTGAAGAAGTTGGTCCCAAAGGATATGGTAAACAACAGAAATGCAGAAGAGAAAACAGCTCAAGAGCTGTTCAACGAGAACCATGCCGAGATGATGAAGAGTGGAAGGAATCAGCTGATGGACATAGGGAAGACATGCTCAGGTCTCCTTGCAGCAGTGGTGTTTGCCACTAGCTTCAACATTCCCGGTGGCAAAGACTCAGACAGTAGAACTGGACCGTCTAACAACAACATGACTAATAGTGCTAAAGGGAACCATTTCAATGATGAGACAGTGGGGTTCAAGGTGTTCAGTCATGCCTATGTGATGGGGTTGTCATTTGCGACttgttctcttcttctcttcttgtcATTGCTGACGTCAAACTATAGACCAGAAGCCTTCAGGAAAGCACTTCCGACCAAGTATATATTGGCAGTTGTGTCCTTCTTCTTTGCCTTGTTGACTCTTCTGGTGGCTTTCACATGCAACATATACCTTAGTATTTACGGAGGAGGGACACCTAAGGCTAAGGACTTACTACCACTTGTCCTTGAGCTCACTGGTTTCCCATTCTTGTGCGCCGTTGCTTTGTTCTTTGGTGGCTTTTAGCCTTCGATTTTTCGGATTTCATCCTGAGGATGCTCCACAGGTAAGTGCTGCTATTCATGCATGCACGTACGTACTCCATTGTTTTTGTGTTAAGTTTGTGATCATGATCGAGGACTGCTTGGATTTGGGATCATGCatggttttaattgtttttatatgttttttttattctcttcttttctttggatTTTATCAATGAATTGAGAGTGGATTATATATCAACATGTGGGTTTTTGATAtttactaatttatttaatttatttctttttaatatatatatatatatatatatatatataatttataaacctATCCAAAATTGAAAGTGAATAACAACTCTGGAAAAAACCAAGGCATAACATAATTGTTTTCTACCTTATTTGTATTTGATAGGTCTCGAGTTCGAAACCTCTCaaacacaatgaaaaaaaataaaataaaatagtgctTGTcaccaatttatatatatataaaaataattcgagaataacttaaaaaatatatataaaaaaaatcaaagtaatatgatcctcgtattttcacatttttatctttttggccCCTTGAATTGACGAatctgcccttttggtccttccagCTGATGAATTGGAGGcaccaaaaaagataaaaatgtgtaaatacgaggaccaaaagaGTAAATATGTCAATTAGAGGGAGCAAAAAGATataaatgtgtaaatacgaggaccaaaagggcTGATTTTATATTATAGGGACTAAAAGGATGGAAAACGCAAAATAAAgggactattttgatatttacacctttttatttattatattttgtaccCTCACTTATGGTGAGAGGACCTCCCACTTTGTATTATCGTTTAtcttttcaataaatcagtggtttatttatctttttcaaaaaaaaaattatataaccaAGGCACTCAAGATTTTCCCATTTAATTTAGCGAGCAAAAAGAGAATATGGATCGATAGTGCCTCCGTGGCAGCTAGCCAATTGAATGCAAGAAGAGAGGATGGctccaacaatttttttttttttaataaccccTCCAACATTCATGATTGTGCTATCATgagcaaaaaaaattataaaaaataaatacacaatATATCAGAGAAAATCATGGGCAATTCgagtttttcaataaatatatgatttatctacttcattcaaaaaaaaatcatgggcaaataattaatgtttataaaaaagaaagaaaaaaaatgaatgaataagaAGACAGCTCTCTTTTCTCTTCCCCGCTTCCACAACTTGCTTTTATGTAGAGTTGCAGATGGGCTCATTACCAGATCGGCAGTCTTGCAGGGCCCGAGCAGCCATGACGTGCTCGGGCCCGCCCGACCCGCTGTAATCATGCCCTGACGGCACAGCCCAATCACGATCGAGGGTCATCCCGACCATGGCACTGACCCAAGCCATTGGTCATCTGGTCATGCccacctttttattttaaattataaattctttaaaaatattgtaaaatttgtaaaaattatataaaatactttaaaaatactaaaaattaaggaaatttttaagaaaaatctaaatatcataaaatataagtttcttgattgtaaaaaatgtacaacacataaagactatagaaaaaataattaaaaatatgcaaaaaatttaaatttacatgaatacaaaaaagacaattttttaaaatttaacataatattagaaaataaaattacattgaaaaaatagagataaactaaaaataaattacaaatagatataggaaaaatgccatttatttaaaaactatgaaaacaacttagaaaattacaaacttcgaaacaattaagaaaatgacaaacttcgaaaacaatttaaaaaattacaaacttcaaacttcatttgattaatctatttcttcatcaacacGGGTTGAAGTTGAACGCTCGGATGGTGTAAGGCCCTCCTCAGATTCACTACCTTCttcatgtatttgttgttcttaGTAACCTATCTTTCTCGCTTCTAACCAATCCTTCGACATATCGCACATTTACATCTGCTTTGGTTCATGCGGCCCTCTTATCATCAAGCACCCTTTTTCCCACACTAAAAGCAAGACTCACGCCATCCGTAGCATCGGTGGAGTTAGTAGATCACGCGCGCCATGGTGGCTAGCGACGGGATAgttatgttcttgttgtttccactcacgagaaaatattaaaagctTTATTAATTTCTTCGTAGTAagttaaaaatcattaaaattattatttaaaaagatttaattcatGCAAATAACTAGtgctagaagaagaagaagcacttgTAGATTTTGGCGGGCCGTCTGGGCCGGCGCGCGAACGGTAACGTGTGGCGGGCAGTCGCTGGGCTGGCCCGCGTTCTCGAGCCAAGACGGGTCCGCATGGGCAGCGGCATGGCCTCGGCATGGGATCAGCGATGGCAGAGGCCTGCAACGCAGCCGAAAACCGTGTTGAGCCGTGCGGCTCGCGGCTTGCACCCTCTACTTTTATGTAACAACTATTCAAACcaaaaaacttatattatattatattatatatatatatatatatatatataaagctttaTACATACGCTTGAACTCACGATCACCAACCAAGAAGACCAATGTGTGCCCCACAGCAGCAGAGGCATCCTCCAAAGAAGCCACACAATGGAATCAAGAAAAGATATGACAGTGAGAGAGAATTCATAAAAATAGACAATGCAATAAGTAACCGATCCAAAATTAGTCCAACATCGGctatttgaaagaaatttataaatatataagtggagggtttttttttttattaggctGATCTTTTGTTGCATTAAATATACGAAAAGATCCATGTACACCTGCAACAAGGATCATGATCCGTGTAATTGGAGGATTCAAAATGGCATACACAAGATACACAATTATTTGAGGACATTGGATCTAATTCCTAGAGAATGGAATGTGGTAGCTTAGTCTTGCAGCCCAAGGCCGAAGCTCACCGGAATTGTCGCTTTACCATCAAGGCCGGGATCTTTCCCGGTAACTTATGGAGATTTGCCTTGCTTTAAACTTTTCCTTTTAAGTTTTCTGTTTCAAGTTTTTGGTGTTTGTTGCTCTAGTTGTTTGTAGCtttttttaaccaaatatatatatatatataaaacaaaattaatccgttctattgaaattttttttttcaataaatttgtgattatccattttaaaataaaataaaataaaataataatgca
This window harbors:
- the LOC120258170 gene encoding uncharacterized protein LOC120258170 translates to MDPGTSSNNEAATKSEQEIRLTLREFIEIDNAIRRGDFTFLQKFMKGSDKKDDDVPRVNLSKDPLLNVIISYGKKTELLALQLIKMMQPGNLMAKNEVGDTALHVAAAMDSLSVATALIDKNPILIEERNNKLETPLLKAALFGSAATFHKLKRQNRDGVHHRTLTGASVLHCAILGNNPDLALEIAQEFGFLIYTRNLKALTPLQLIVTIPQVFRSSLELGPAESFLYTFIPLDSHDESNQREKNIDDEELGKSISHHYWVESNAKSDKLFEASEAMSKRKFVKKYQLIWYFFYVAKLVGLYLDASRVRLFIIFILKKLFNSVEELEILKTNHVQTMKLIAYLARDPEYWDFINKGTFKKKQTDMKPENMIFKRKIGDDDEIDKDFDDEEDFDDFDDDDDDDDDDEEEEEEEEEQQKIDNQNTPLDGSNKRTTSSLHTHKELVSSDSLNERTTSSLPKEKDLILEHAMNLISEQKKLISEQKNLIIEQNNSIIEQNNSIKEFTKQIKSSLPEPAKRQLTRWAESPLIVGAKMGLYDFVEQILKVYPQSAQFKDLEGKNVLQVAIKHGQVKIVKIIAEMIKGPNPMLPSWLLSDVTDDEMNKDDEMNNTILHYAAVTTIKDEGFALQMQREIIWFETVKKLVPKDMVNNRNAEEKTAQELFNENHAEMMKSGRNQLMDIGKTCSGLLAAVVFATSFNIPGGKDSDSRTGPSNNNMTNSAKGNHFNDETVGFKVFSHAYVMGLSFATCSLLLFLSLLTSNYRPEAFRKALPTKYILAVVSFFFALLTLLVAFTCNIYLSIYGGGTPKAKDLLPLVLELTGFPFLCAVALFFGGF